Below is a window of Cytobacillus firmus DNA.
TGTTGAAAACTTAATTAAAGAAATTATCTACTAGTGTTCAATAACACTTTGCATTGTTTAAAATGACATTCACGTCAAACATATTGGCGGTTATATTAATGGCGCACTTAGAAAGAATCCATACACCACATATGTTCATTCTTATCTAGCAATAATTGTCCTCTTAGGGTTTCTTACTAAAAATGGTACCTGACCCCCGGCACTTTAAATCTGCTTCCCTAAATTAAGTTCTAGAAGGATTTCATTATTTCATTTTAATTGGATACTTCCTTATATTGGTCACAATTATATATTTTTATTGTATAATAATTACAATTATCAGTATAAAAGCCACTATATACTAAATACTAGATATTTTCTATTCGGAATCTTTTGTTGTTAGGTTAATACCGGAAGGACCAAAAGGGAGAGAGCTGATGTGGGTTATTTTGTTTTTAAAATAAACATTCAACCTGATATTCTATTAAATTATAGAAAAAGCAATGAAGTTAAATATTTACTTTTTGAAATGATACCGTTAGCTTTTCAGAATGTATTACAGGTTAAGGAAAGTAATGGTTTATATGAATTAATTCCAGATAAAACCGATGAACAAACCTTTCAAAAATTATTTATAGACCTAGAAGAAAAAACTGTTGAATTATTTGAATTCCATAAACAAGTTCTATTGCAGTATAAAAAAAATCATGATATTCATTACTCTAAAGACTTTTTGGATTTAAATGAGACATGTATGAATAAAAGAAGGTCTTTAGAAAAAAAATATCCCGGGATAATGAAGGCATTTGAATTAATTTCAGATGAAGAAGTAGATATATATGCAAATATTGAATCAGACAGTAAAGTAGGGACAGGAATTACACACCTGAGGAAATTTTATAAAATAAAGTTATACCTAGAAAAGCATCGACAAGATAATGTGATAAACTCATTGGATTTGATCGCTTATTATAATCCTCACACTGAACACGTACTAGTCAAAAGCTCATCTGAAACAGCAGCGCAGAATTATATAACTGCTTTGGTGGAACTTGTTAATGGGAGTAGGTCTGCTAACAAGCATATAGGGAAAATTAATATTAATCCTATTTATGAATCAATATCTTTGGATGGAGAATACACTGAAATAAGCTACACTATAGTTTATCCAAACGGAAATCCACCGTTGGATAGGTATAATATCTTAAAAAATGCGGAAGCAAAGGAAGCTGATTATAAGCTTATAGGGGCGGATGGTAGACCATTAAAAAAGGAGCCTATCCAGGAAATGTTAGAAAACGAAGCGAAACAGGGTTACTTAAAATCTCTAACAGCTAAAGGAAAAAATATATATAAAAAGATTAAAACATTAAGGCAAATTGATGAAACTTCATAAGAAGGGAGAGTAATCCTATGAAGGGGAATTTCTACAATAATCCATTAAAGGTGATTTGGAAATCAAAAAAAAACCTAATGCCAATCTACCTTATATTGTTATGGATTACTTTTCTTTTAATAACACTAGGTGGGTTTCTTTATTTTGATTTTATTGACTTTTCGTCTTTTCAAATTGGAACTTATTTTTCAGTCTCATCAACAGGGTTAACATTAACTCTAGCTTTATTTGTTGCCGGGAAAAATGCATTTAATGAAGAAGATTTAAAAAGGTTAGCAAATCATGAAAATAGTGAAGGTGTAGCAGGTCAGGCATTGATAGACTTCTTAGGTCCTTTTGTTTTTACAGCTTTATTGTTTTTAATAACAGGGTTACTATCTCTATTTGGTCCCTATATTAAACTACCGCTTAAACAAGAATATATGGAATTGGTTAAAATACTTTATATTAACATTCTATTTTTGGGACTGTTGAGTTTATTTAATCTTGTGATAACAATGTTAAATGATGTTTATGCATCTGCATTAAGAAAATAATTAAAATATTTTTATGATAGGGAATGAATGATTTAACTAGAATAACTCGATGTATAGCTTAATGAGCTTAATAACAATGCTACCTCACTAAAGTAAATTTATTAGTAATCTAATGAGAGGTAGCATATTTATTAGATGTTTAACGTATTTATCCTCTAACCAGCCTTCCTTATCAGCAGAGGGTTGACCATGTCCGTAAATATCAATTGTTTTTGATATTTTACGACAACCAAATCTTTCTCTGATTATTTTATCATCTGGCGTGAAGTTTTACCGTTAGTTTCAATTGGAATATAGAAAACATCTTTTATAGGCATTGCATTTACAATTTTCAAAAATCCAATTTCATTTTCTTCTATGATTGATAAATATGTAACATCAACCGGCAATCCACTTTTTGTCTCAAGCTGAATAATTAAATTCAAACACTTATCAAAAATGTTCTTTCCATTATAAATATTCGAATTGTAAATTACTATTAAATCAACATCTTTCGGATATTCCGAAAATAAATAGGAACCAAAAATATAAATATCTATATCTTCAGGTACCGTCCTTAGGCTTAGCTGAATTTTTTCTCTGTCCATTTTGTTTATACCCCTTAGGATCCTGCATATTAAGTGCACCTAAAATTCCAGAATAGTCAAAAAGCGCAATATTATTTTCTTTGGCCACCTTATATGCGTCACTGGTAGCAGCATTCCAATTACCTCCAAATACTATAAAATCTATGATTCCAAACTCTTCAATTGACTTCAAAACAGCTGCCGATCCCATTCTATATTCGTTAAGTAGTAAAATCTTATAAGTTCTATCTTCATCGTCAGAAATAGTAAACAATATGTCCTGCTCTCGTGAAACACTAACGACCTTTGTATGATTCTTCAGTACTTTATAAAACCAGCTAATTGAGCTATATGGCACATTCCAATTATTTCTCATAGACATACCTATCTATCACCTCTGTAAATTTCTGTGGAAATCTTTTGGTGTTTTCTATTACGGTATAACAACTTTTCTCAAATAATTCAGCATGCACAATAAAATCAACACAAACTGCATATTCATCAAATTCAAATATATCCTCATGTGCTTCAATTAAAGAAATAATTTTTTTATTATTTGGTACTATTACTGATAATTTTATAAGATCCCAGTAATTACTGATATTGCTAAGCGGATTTTCTTTTGCTCTATTTGACTCAGGACCAAATTCTTCCCATACCTTTTGGTTCTTTATTAATATTCTTTTTATTGCTTTTGCCACATCATTGATACTTGAATACCTAATGGTGCACATGAAATTATTAACTTTCTCTTCATGTTTTCTTTTCCATTCTTTAATCAACTCAACTGGGTATACTCCAGCAGGTGCTTTATCTATAATAGTATGGTGTGTGGGACACAATAGAATTAGATTCTCATAACTATCTTTGCCACCACCAGGTACACCTCTAGGTCCACCAGGTTTCTTAGCAATTATATGTGCCATCTCACCTATGATTGTCGGACTATCTTCATCTAAGTACGGGATACAATCTACACCACAGGTTGGAAAAGAGCATCTTCCAGCAGCTAATCCCCATAATTTCTTAATATCCTTCTCTCCAATGCTCATTCTTGACACCTCTAGAAATATCTATTTTTTAAATCTATTAAATTTGCTTTACTTATGAATTATATCTCTTATCTTTTAAATAAGTTTATATACGGGCACTTCATTTTTTCATTATCCATTGTACATAGATAATTGAAGAGATGTATTCCCTGCTAAGCCAAATTCTTTTTCTAAGTTACATATTTACTAATACTAATTTCTACAAAAGGAGAACCTTTCCCTTTCTTAACGCTTTAATTAAATGGATATTTTTTGTAAAAAAAAAACCATCTATTTAAAGATAGATGATTAATAATAAGAAAGTTTAGTCAAAGAAACCTCATTTATTTATGGTACGGTTCACCCCGATTAATCCGAAAAGCCCGATAAATCTGCTCCAGCAAGATCAGCTTCATCAACTGATGCGGAAACGTCATCTTCGAAAAAGACAGCTTCTCATCCGCACGCTGCAAAACCTCCTGGCTCAGCCCAAGAGATCCACCTATTACAAACGCAATCTTGCTCTTTCCGTATGTAGCCAGTTTATCAAGAGTATCAGCGAGCTCTTCCGATGATTTCATCTTCCCTTCAATAGCTAATGCAATGACATGGGCATCCGGATGGATCTTCGCCAGGATCCGCTCACCCTCTTTTTGCTTGACCTGAATCATTTCCGTTTCGCTTAGTTCTTCGGGGGCTTTTTCGTCGGGGACTTCGATGATGTCCAATTTTGCGTAGGCCGACAGTCTTTTTAGATATTCGTCAATTCCCTGCTTCAAGTATTTTTCTTTTAGCTTTCCAACCGTTATGATTGAGATATTCACAGCATGTCCTCACTTTACAAACAAGATATCCACAGAAGTTATCCACATGTCCACATTTTTCATCCACATGTTGTATGAGATCATTCGTTCGCTACAACATATATTGCGGTATTTTGACAATATTCACAGGTTGTTGATAACTTTTTATCACCTTCAAGTTTTGTTAATTGTGGGAATGTTTCGTACTCATCCACCACTATATCTATTGCCAGATCAACGTGTTCGTCACAGCAGTAAATCATTTTCAGCTAACTCCTTTTTAGGCTGGCCGCCTGTTTTTTTATCCGATCTGTGGATAATTTTTATATTTGGTTATGTATTTAAGTTATCCACATCTCATACTAACAAAACAATAAAAAACAGGAAAGCGATTATCGCTTTCCCATTTCATTAAAATGTCTCGCCGCTCAGCTTCATCGTTACTTCCTGGGTTTTGCCGTCGCGGTAAAACTTAATTTTCATTTGGTCGCCCACTGATTTCTTGGTATACAGATGCTGGCGCAATTCGATGATGTCTTTGATTTCCTGTCCATCCATCTCGACAATGACATCCATTTCCTTCAGTCCTGCCTGTGCTGCTGGAGAGTTCGGTTCTACAGATGTGATAGCCACACCTGATTTTACATCCTTCGGCAGTTTCAGTGCTTCCTGCTGGTAGTAGCCAGGAATCTCATTAACAGATGCCAGCTGCACGCCCATATACGGACGTTTTACTTCTCCGAACTTTTCCAGGTCATCAATGACTGGTCTTGCGTAGTTAATTGGAATCGCCAATCCAATTCCTTCTACCGCACTCTCAGCAATTTTCATGGAGTTGATGCCAATAAGCTGCCCGCTGATATTAACCAGCGCTCCGCCGCTGTTACCCGGGTTGATCGCGGCATCTGTCTGCAGAACTTCTGCCTGCCAGTCTACTGTCCCATTCTGGTCAATATCAACCGGTATGGCACGCTCCAATCCAGAGATGATTCCCTGTGTGACAGAACCGGAGAACTGGCCAAGAGGGTTTCCGATGGCAATGACAGGCTCGCCTGGCTTCAGCTTGTCTGAATCGCCGAATTCGGCTACCGTTTTGATTTCCTTTCCTTCTACTTCAAGCACGGCAAGATCCGTCCAAATATCGCTGCCTACCAGTCTTGCCGGCAGCTTGGTGCCATCCTCCAGGCTTACTTCCAATTCCTGAGCACCTTCGACCACATGATGGTTTGTGACGATGAAGGCTGTATTTCCTTCCTTCTTATAAATAACGCCTGACCCTGTTCCGGCCGGCTGTCCGGCACTGCCGTTTCCTTCATTGGACCAGAAGCCGGCTGTCTGGATGTTCGTAATGCTTACAACCGCATCCCCGGCTTTGTCGACCGCCTTGGTTACATCGGTTGTCACATCAAGTGAGACATTCTGAGTCCTGGCATTATTGTCCCCGGCTGCTTCGTCCTGCAGCTTTTCATCCGGTTCAACCGTATAAGGGAGCACGTCGTAGTCAGCCAGCTTTGGGACTGCAACCACGACCAGAATGGCCCCTAGTATGATGCCAACAAGACTGGCAAGAAAGTATCCGCCCTTGTTGCCTTTTTGCCCTTTATAACGGTTCTGATGATCTTGATCATAATAGCCCAAACTGCACCCATCCTTTCTTTCTTTTGCAAAAAAACGGCTGTTTTTAATATAAATGCTAAAACTTAGTCTTCCTTTATACCCAATATTATACTCTTCTGTTTTTAGAAATCTAACAAAAACGCACTCGCTGACGCAATCTTACGACTTTGTTCATACTTTATTAAAATTTCCTCAAGAAGAAAAAGAGGAATACACGAAAGACAGCTGTCTCTCTGTGTATTCCTCTTATGATTTACGTTTAAACGGCTGTTAAAATCGTCGGGACCTTCGGATCGGTATCAAAAAGGTCAAATTGTTCGCCGACAATGATTCCTCGGCTTTCCAGTGTCTGGGCAACAGACATTCTTGCCAGGTCCTTAATATTGTTATCCTGGCTTAAATGGGCAAGATAAAAGCTTTTCGTCCGGTCGCCGGCCACTTCACTCATCGCCAGCGCTGCATCCTCATTGGATACATGGCCGACATCGCTTAAGATCCTTCTTTTAATATTCCACGGGTAGCGGCCCATGCGAAGCATCTGGACATCATGGTTGCTTTCAAATACATATGCCTCTGCATTGGAAATCAGGCCTTTCATGCGGTCGCTGACATAGCCTGTATCGGTAATCAGGACAAGCTTTTTCCCGTTATGATGGAACACATAAAACATCGGGTCGGCTGCATCATGGGACACCCCGAAGGATTGAATATCCAGGGATCCGAATGTTTTCACCGCTTCCATATCAAAATGGAATTTTTGGTCAACCGGGACTTGCCCAATCAGCCCGTCCATGGCCAGCCATGTTTTTTCATTGGCATAGATCGGGAGGTTATACTTGCGGGCAAGAATCCCGACACCCTTGATATGGTCGCTATGCTCATGGGTCACCAATATGCCTGAAAGCTTGCCGATGTCCCGGCCAATATGCTGAAATAATCCTTCCATTTGCTTCCCGCTTAAACCGGCATCTACCAGAAAGGAATGTTCCTCCGTCTCGACAAAGATCGCATTCCCAGTACTGCCGCTCGCGAGAACGCTGAATTGTAAAGACATGTTCTCCTCACTCCACTATTTTTTTCTCTTCGTTGTTCAGCTGAATAATTTTGCCTTCAAAGGCATCCACAAATAAATTCTCCTCGCCATTAATAACAAATCGCCAGGCAGGCGTCAATAGTTGTGAAGAACTCAAATGCACGAAGGTAAAATACCCCAGCTCTACATTTGTAATTTTTGATTTAGGCAGAAGCGAGCCATTCTTATAAAGGGTCTCAACAGCCTTTATCGGCTGAATGACTTTTTCGCTCTCTTCCTTCGACTCAATCTTTTCCAGGAGCGTCTGTGTATAAGAGACGATTTTATTTTCATCATTCAAATAAAATGTGAGCTCGCCATTTAAATTCTTATAAAACATCTTGTCTTCGAATTCCTGATAATACGTAATTTTATTGCTGTCCTCAGGCTTGTCCCAGAAGCGGTACTGATCCCCGAATAACACCCTGTTTTTGATAAAAGCGGATAATTCGGATGGATTGAACTTGTCACTGATCTTGATCGGCTCATCCAAAATGGAATTCAAGGTGGTTCCTTCTGAAATCGTGATCTCCTGGCCTTCAAGCTTTGTATCTTTCACACCCTCAAGATTTTCAATATCAAATTCCACCGGCTTAGCCCTCAGGTAACGGTCTTTCGGGTTGCTTTTCGGAAGGGGCGACTCAAATGTGATCTCGGCACTCTTAAGCTGTTTTTCCAGGGATGCCTGGGCGACCGGTTCAAATTCACTGGCTTCCTTTAATTTGAAAAACTCGTACATCAAGTAAATATCCAGCACCAGGAAGGTTAAAATAAAGATTGTTTTGATCTTACTCCAATCCATTATTCATGCCCCCTGTCTCATCAAGCGAAATGCTCTTCCACGTTCCTTCATAACGGTAAAACCAGGAAGGCTCCAGACGGATGAAGGTGGTCTGCGCTTCCTTGACCAGCATCATCTGATACCCCAGTCTTACATCCTCCAGCAATTCAGGATCGAATCCGTCCAGGGCCAACAGGTACTCCATTACGCGATTTCCGGAACTGAGAGATACTTCTGTTGGCGTTTCCGTACTCAGACCAAGCTGGAAGCTGCTTCGAACATACTCATAAATTTCATTTTGCCCCCAAATCTGGCGGATCTCAGACAGTTTCGGATCATCGCTGAAAATAGGATAGCCTGAAGATTCATACATCCGGAATACAACCCGATGGTTCACTTCATCTATTTCGGCAAATTGGTAATTATCTGTCCATCCCGAATGTCCGTTAATGTAGTCAATGCTCCTTTTCAGGAGGTCACCTGACGGAAAAGCCGGATTATCACCGGCAGCCGGTTTAATATAACGAAGGGTATTTTTATCAGAATTCACCCTCAGCAGGCTTAAGGTATCATTATATTCATCCTCTGATTGCTGAAAGCTTTTCTGCACGACACTCGGATCACTGAACAAAGCATTTTTGTATTGTTCAGAGTCCAATTTTTTCTCGAGATATTGATATCTTGGCATTTTGGTATCCTGTGCGGGCAGGTAGATGGTTCTTTTATCAGATGGCTTATAAGCAAGATAGGCTTTGTATTCCGGGTTATACTCCGACAGATTGAAGTATTGGCTTTTGAAATTCTGAATAAAGGAAACAGGCACATGGCTACGATAAACCTGCCGGTTATCCAATGAGACAAAATCTACAATTCCTTCCTTTTTATCCGTTTGCCTGGTATCAATGACAATATGATCAAATTGAAAATCAGCTGGATCTTTATCGCCAATTTTGATGACGGATTTGTATAAGTCAATCGGAACAGAATCCGGAAATGCCAGAACCGCTTTTCCTTCGTTATGAACAAACGAAGGAAGGATGCCTGCTTCCTCTGTAATATTTTCAAAGTCAGCAAAATTCCAATCGCTGATTTCCTTTATTACTTTATCAATCTCATCAGGGCTGACTGTCCCCAAGGTCTGTTTTTCCCCAAGATGGAATAAAAGGGTGTCCGGTCTTACAATCTGATTTATTTCTTTTTTCTCCGCGATTGTTACTTCCTGAATGGTGTTTGCTTCTTTTTCAATTCGCTCAAAAGTCGGCTGGTAGGTCCAGAGATTCCAGGTCAGGAGGACACTTGTCACGACTAGAATGGTCAGTATGATGGATTTTATATTTTCATATCTCATTCCCAATCATCCTCTTCCGAGCGAACATATGGAAGGCTGAATGAAATCGTTGTCCCTTTCCCTTCTGTACTCGCTGCCCAAATTTTTCCCCCATGAGCCTCCACCATTTCTTTCGCAATGGCCAAACCGAGGCCTGTTCCGCCAAGCTTTCTTGTCCGGGCTTTATCCACCCGGTAAAAACGCTCAAAAATCTGCTCAATATTTTCTTTTGGTATCCCCACACCCTGGTCAGAAACGCTGACGATAATGAATTCATCTTTTTCCTCAATGCCAAACGTCACCTTTCCGCCCTCCGGAGAGTATTTCAGTGCATTCGAGATGATGTTGTCCAGTACCTGGGTGAGCTTGTCTTCATCTATTTCCACAAAAGCCGAATGGTCAGGAAGCCTTCTTTCAAACGTAACATTCTGCTGCTTCGTCATTTCAAAACGGTCTATAATTCTATTATAGAAGAAAATGAAATCAATCCAGTCCTTGCTTAAACGGTAATCCTTGCTGTCCATTTTAGAAAGCTGCAGCAGATCATTAACCAGGCGGATCATCCGCTCTGTTTCATTTTGGGTAACATCCAGGAAGTTCGGGGCAATCTCCTCATCTTTCCAGGCGCCATCCGCCAGAGCTTCCAGATAGCTTCTCATCGTCGTGAGCGGGGTTCTAAGTTCATGAGATACATTTGCCACAAATTCGCGGCGTTCCATATCAATTTTCTCCTGCTCGGTGATATCATGCAAAACGGTGATTAAGCCGTTTACAAACCCGGTTTCTTTTTGGATAACCGAGAAATTCGCACGGAGAATCAGCGTTTTCGTTTTGCTGCTATAATCCAGGATGACTGAATCCTGCTCGTCTAACAGCTCTTCAAAGGTATAATCCTCTTCAAGTCCTAAAAGGGATACAATTGGTGAAGACAGGACCGTTTCACGTGAAACATTCAGCATTTTTGCTGCAGGCTCATTAATGAGAATGACACGCCCTTTGCGGTCGGTTGCGATGACCCCATCCGTCATATAGGAAAGAACAGAGGATAATTTCCGCCGTTCGCCTTCCGTTGTGGCGTGAGCTTCCTGAAGCTTCTTTGTTAAGCTGTTAAACGTAATGGCCAGCTGGCCAATTTCGTCATACCCATAAACTTTAACCTTGCGGGAGAAGTTCCCTTTTGCCATGGCCAGCGCCTGTTTCCGCATATCGGAAATCGGGCGTGTTACCGTCTGGGCAAGGAGTATTCCCAGGATCGCTGTGATGGCTAACGCAATAGCGATTCCGGATGTAAAAATATTATTTATCTCTCTCATCTGTTCATAGATGTTTTCTATTTTAGCAACCAGATAGATGGCCCCGTTGACTTCCCCATTATTATTTTTAATAGGGGTGACGAGAACCCATATCCGCTGTCCCTGGTCAACCAGATCCTCCGTTACCGGCTGTTTGGTGGCGATGGCCATCTTGATCAGGTTATCGGTAGACCTTCCTCCGACAACCCCCTGATTATCGGGGTCGGAGGTGCCAAGAATTTTCAGTGATTCATCAACCACACGGACTTCGGATATATCCGCCGAATTGTAATCACTTAATAGCCTTCTGATATCTTCCTCCTGGGACGGGGCCTCCTCATCGGGAAGCCTTACCTTGGTCATCTGTTCCTCCACATAATAGCTAAGAAGATTAACCCTCTCCTGAATGGCATCTTTGAAATTTTCCTGTAAGGTCGATTCCAGCTGCCTGACAAAGTAGACTCCGATAATCTGCATCGCTACCAGGATGAGAAGAACATAAATGATCACAAACTTCAAATGAATGGACCGAAAAAAACCCACCTTTTCCATGTACCCTTTTACTCCTGTTCAGGATTCCGCAAGTAATAACCGACTCCTCTTCTTGTCACAATCCATGTCGGGTGGCTTGGATTATCCTCGATTTTCTCCCGCAGTCTTCTGACAGTTACATCAACTGTGCGGACATCACCATAATAATCATAACCCCATACGGTTTGAAGAAGATGTTCCCTCGTCATGACTTGTCCAATATGCTTGGCCAGATAGTGAAGGAGCTCAAACTCACGGTGTGTTAATTCAATCGTCTCACCGCGTTTGGAAACCACATAGGCATCCGGATGGATAATCAGTGAACCCACTTCGATTTCGTTGGATTCATCTTCTTCCTCTGCCTTGGCAACCTGCTGATGGCGCCTCATATTAGCCTTCACACGGGCAATCAATTCTCTCGTGCTGAACGGCTTTGTAACATAATCATCTGCACCCAGCTCAAGACCCAGCACTTTATCAATTTCAGAATCCTTTGCTGTCAGCATAATGATTGGCATATCGTATTTTTTGCGCACTTCGCGGCAAACCTCAATGCCATCCCTCTGCGGAAGCATGATATCAAGCAAAATCAAATCCGGCTTGATTTCTTCTACCTTTTCAAGGGCGTCATTGCCGTCATAGGCACACACCACTTCATAGCCTTCTTTTTTTAAATTGAACTGCAGAATATCTGCAATTGGTTTCTCATCGTCTACAACCAGAATTTTTTTATCCATACCTATCTCCTTTTTCTTGCTCATTTATTTATTTTTGGAGCAGTAGAAGTCAGTTTCATGCATATGTTCTCTACTTTACTTTACCATGTTAACAGTGAGAATTCACCTATTACGTAAAGCGGGAGCGCCCTGCCTGCCTCCGGCACACCTCAAGAGGGTGGATGTTTTATTTCTTATTCTTAACCACAAAAGTCTCTAGCATGAAAACTAGAGACTTTTGTGCGTGTATTATTTATTTATCGCAGTCTAACGGGCAGTAAGCCCCCATCTTCAAGCCTGTGAAAAATCAAAGGAGCCCTAACTGGGGGCAAACTGCCCGTAAAGGCCCGATTGGTTCAACTAACAATCAGTGGGGGAAAGTACTCCCCCACTAATTGAAGTTTCACTTTATATATTTCAGCGGATCCTGCATTTTGCCGTTTTTGTATACTTCGAAGTGCAGGTGGACACCGGTTGAATCACCAGTAGTTCCCATTATGCCGATTTTTGATCCTTTTGAGACGGTTTGGCCAACGCTGACACTGATGGAATCCAGATGGGCATA
It encodes the following:
- a CDS encoding CxxH/CxxC protein; this encodes MIYCCDEHVDLAIDIVVDEYETFPQLTKLEGDKKLSTTCEYCQNTAIYVVANE
- a CDS encoding two-component system regulatory protein YycI, which codes for MDWSKIKTIFILTFLVLDIYLMYEFFKLKEASEFEPVAQASLEKQLKSAEITFESPLPKSNPKDRYLRAKPVEFDIENLEGVKDTKLEGQEITISEGTTLNSILDEPIKISDKFNPSELSAFIKNRVLFGDQYRFWDKPEDSNKITYYQEFEDKMFYKNLNGELTFYLNDENKIVSYTQTLLEKIESKEESEKVIQPIKAVETLYKNGSLLPKSKITNVELGYFTFVHLSSSQLLTPAWRFVINGEENLFVDAFEGKIIQLNNEEKKIVE
- a CDS encoding HNH endonuclease, giving the protein MSIGEKDIKKLWGLAAGRCSFPTCGVDCIPYLDEDSPTIIGEMAHIIAKKPGGPRGVPGGGKDSYENLILLCPTHHTIIDKAPAGVYPVELIKEWKRKHEEKVNNFMCTIRYSSINDVAKAIKRILIKNQKVWEEFGPESNRAKENPLSNISNYWDLIKLSVIVPNNKKIISLIEAHEDIFEFDEYAVCVDFIVHAELFEKSCYTVIENTKRFPQKFTEVIDRYVYEK
- a CDS encoding MBL fold metallo-hydrolase, translated to MSLQFSVLASGSTGNAIFVETEEHSFLVDAGLSGKQMEGLFQHIGRDIGKLSGILVTHEHSDHIKGVGILARKYNLPIYANEKTWLAMDGLIGQVPVDQKFHFDMEAVKTFGSLDIQSFGVSHDAADPMFYVFHHNGKKLVLITDTGYVSDRMKGLISNAEAYVFESNHDVQMLRMGRYPWNIKRRILSDVGHVSNEDAALAMSEVAGDRTKSFYLAHLSQDNNIKDLARMSVAQTLESRGIIVGEQFDLFDTDPKVPTILTAV
- a CDS encoding nucleotidyltransferase domain-containing protein; its protein translation is MDREKIQLSLRTVPEDIDIYIFGSYLFSEYPKDVDLIVIYNSNIYNGKNIFDKCLNLIIQLETKSGLPVDVTYLSIIEENEIGFLKIVNAMPIKDVFYIPIETNGKTSRQMIK
- the walK gene encoding cell wall metabolism sensor histidine kinase WalK, with the protein product MEKVGFFRSIHLKFVIIYVLLILVAMQIIGVYFVRQLESTLQENFKDAIQERVNLLSYYVEEQMTKVRLPDEEAPSQEEDIRRLLSDYNSADISEVRVVDESLKILGTSDPDNQGVVGGRSTDNLIKMAIATKQPVTEDLVDQGQRIWVLVTPIKNNNGEVNGAIYLVAKIENIYEQMREINNIFTSGIAIALAITAILGILLAQTVTRPISDMRKQALAMAKGNFSRKVKVYGYDEIGQLAITFNSLTKKLQEAHATTEGERRKLSSVLSYMTDGVIATDRKGRVILINEPAAKMLNVSRETVLSSPIVSLLGLEEDYTFEELLDEQDSVILDYSSKTKTLILRANFSVIQKETGFVNGLITVLHDITEQEKIDMERREFVANVSHELRTPLTTMRSYLEALADGAWKDEEIAPNFLDVTQNETERMIRLVNDLLQLSKMDSKDYRLSKDWIDFIFFYNRIIDRFEMTKQQNVTFERRLPDHSAFVEIDEDKLTQVLDNIISNALKYSPEGGKVTFGIEEKDEFIIVSVSDQGVGIPKENIEQIFERFYRVDKARTRKLGGTGLGLAIAKEMVEAHGGKIWAASTEGKGTTISFSLPYVRSEEDDWE
- a CDS encoding YycH family regulatory protein, with product MRYENIKSIILTILVVTSVLLTWNLWTYQPTFERIEKEANTIQEVTIAEKKEINQIVRPDTLLFHLGEKQTLGTVSPDEIDKVIKEISDWNFADFENITEEAGILPSFVHNEGKAVLAFPDSVPIDLYKSVIKIGDKDPADFQFDHIVIDTRQTDKKEGIVDFVSLDNRQVYRSHVPVSFIQNFKSQYFNLSEYNPEYKAYLAYKPSDKRTIYLPAQDTKMPRYQYLEKKLDSEQYKNALFSDPSVVQKSFQQSEDEYNDTLSLLRVNSDKNTLRYIKPAAGDNPAFPSGDLLKRSIDYINGHSGWTDNYQFAEIDEVNHRVVFRMYESSGYPIFSDDPKLSEIRQIWGQNEIYEYVRSSFQLGLSTETPTEVSLSSGNRVMEYLLALDGFDPELLEDVRLGYQMMLVKEAQTTFIRLEPSWFYRYEGTWKSISLDETGGMNNGLE
- the rlmH gene encoding 23S rRNA (pseudouridine(1915)-N(3))-methyltransferase RlmH, encoding MNISIITVGKLKEKYLKQGIDEYLKRLSAYAKLDIIEVPDEKAPEELSETEMIQVKQKEGERILAKIHPDAHVIALAIEGKMKSSEELADTLDKLATYGKSKIAFVIGGSLGLSQEVLQRADEKLSFSKMTFPHQLMKLILLEQIYRAFRINRGEPYHK
- a CDS encoding S1C family serine protease, translated to MGYYDQDHQNRYKGQKGNKGGYFLASLVGIILGAILVVVAVPKLADYDVLPYTVEPDEKLQDEAAGDNNARTQNVSLDVTTDVTKAVDKAGDAVVSITNIQTAGFWSNEGNGSAGQPAGTGSGVIYKKEGNTAFIVTNHHVVEGAQELEVSLEDGTKLPARLVGSDIWTDLAVLEVEGKEIKTVAEFGDSDKLKPGEPVIAIGNPLGQFSGSVTQGIISGLERAIPVDIDQNGTVDWQAEVLQTDAAINPGNSGGALVNISGQLIGINSMKIAESAVEGIGLAIPINYARPVIDDLEKFGEVKRPYMGVQLASVNEIPGYYQQEALKLPKDVKSGVAITSVEPNSPAAQAGLKEMDVIVEMDGQEIKDIIELRQHLYTKKSVGDQMKIKFYRDGKTQEVTMKLSGETF
- the yycF gene encoding response regulator YycF yields the protein MDKKILVVDDEKPIADILQFNLKKEGYEVVCAYDGNDALEKVEEIKPDLILLDIMLPQRDGIEVCREVRKKYDMPIIMLTAKDSEIDKVLGLELGADDYVTKPFSTRELIARVKANMRRHQQVAKAEEEDESNEIEVGSLIIHPDAYVVSKRGETIELTHREFELLHYLAKHIGQVMTREHLLQTVWGYDYYGDVRTVDVTVRRLREKIEDNPSHPTWIVTRRGVGYYLRNPEQE